In one Halosimplex halophilum genomic region, the following are encoded:
- the dps gene encoding DNA protection during starvation protein, with translation MSDDKPHAGGSIEPGDTSQRVGVTTLEERGLDVDELIDKLKAAAGAEFTTYYYYTNLRMHLAGHEDYKEITEDARLEDRAHFELVAPRIYELGGALPNDIREFANGASCPDAELPVPYEGDIPDTEDLTAEDTLEVLLEAERCAIRTWNEICDMTEGKDRRTFDMAQRILQEEIEHEAWFVELLSMERDGEINPAGHFVRGEPGEAPYSTNRRINDSA, from the coding sequence ATGTCCGACGACAAACCCCACGCCGGCGGAAGCATCGAACCCGGAGACACCTCGCAGCGAGTGGGCGTGACGACCCTCGAGGAGCGGGGCCTCGACGTGGACGAACTGATCGACAAGCTGAAAGCCGCCGCGGGCGCCGAGTTCACGACCTACTACTACTACACCAACCTCCGGATGCACCTCGCCGGCCACGAGGACTACAAGGAGATCACCGAGGACGCCCGCCTGGAGGACCGCGCGCACTTCGAACTCGTCGCGCCGCGGATCTACGAGCTCGGCGGCGCCCTGCCCAACGACATCCGCGAGTTCGCGAACGGCGCGTCCTGTCCCGACGCCGAACTCCCGGTCCCCTACGAGGGCGACATCCCCGACACCGAGGACCTGACTGCCGAGGACACCCTCGAAGTCCTGCTGGAGGCCGAGCGGTGCGCGATCCGCACGTGGAACGAGATCTGTGACATGACCGAGGGCAAGGACCGCCGGACCTTCGACATGGCCCAGCGGATCCTCCAGGAGGAGATCGAACACGAGGCGTGGTTCGTCGAGCTCCTCTCGATGGAGCGCGACGGCGAGATCAACCCCGCCGGCCACTTCGTCCGGGGCGAGCCGGGCGAGGCGCCCTACTCGACGAACCGCCGGATCAACGACAGCGCCTGA
- the lonB gene encoding ATP-dependent protease LonB translates to MSENIDTDDPSAEEADETEEVGVADEAPDSAPDERGEEPGSPGDAEGGDEPAADESGSGGTVQVEDDEAGDDDLGSAVEIDADEAVVENADEDLLGGLDVETTADIEVPDRLVDQVIGQDHARDVVLKAAKQRRHVMMIGSPGTGKSMLAKAMSQLLPKEELQDVLVYHNPDDGNEPKIRTVPAGKGEQIVDAHKEEARKRNQMRSFLMWIIIAIIIGYALLIQGSVLLGILAAGVVYLAFRYGSRGNDAMIPNLLVNNANQQTAPFEDATGAHAGALLGDVRHDPFQSGGMETPSHDRVEAGAIHKANKGVLFVDEINTLDIRSQQKLMTAIQEGEFSITGQSERSSGAMVQTEPVPTDFIMVAAGNLDAMENMHPALRSRIKGYGYEVYMDDTIEDDAEMRRKYARFVAQEVEKDGRLPHFDEEAVEEVILEARRRSGRKGHLSLKLRDLGGLVRVAGDIARAEDKEFTEREDVLQAKRRSRSIEQQLADNYIERRKDYELTVNEGDVVGRVNGLAVMGEDSGIVLPVMAEVTPSQGPGEVIATGQLQEMAEEAVQNVSAIIKKFSDEDISEKDVHIQFVQAGEGGVDGDSASITVATAVISALEDVPVEQNLAMTGSLSVRGDVLPVGGVTHKIEAAAKSGLDTVIIPKANEQDVMIEDEFKDEIEIVPVQHISEVLEVALAGEPEKDSLVDRLKSITGKALEQREVGQTGGSPSPQ, encoded by the coding sequence ATGAGTGAGAATATCGACACCGACGATCCGTCCGCCGAGGAGGCGGACGAGACCGAGGAGGTCGGCGTGGCCGACGAGGCGCCGGACTCCGCCCCCGACGAGCGAGGGGAGGAGCCGGGGTCGCCGGGCGACGCCGAGGGCGGCGACGAGCCTGCCGCCGACGAGTCCGGGAGCGGCGGGACGGTCCAGGTCGAGGACGACGAGGCCGGGGACGACGACCTCGGCAGCGCCGTCGAGATCGACGCCGACGAGGCCGTCGTCGAGAACGCCGACGAGGACCTGCTCGGGGGACTCGACGTCGAGACCACCGCCGACATCGAGGTGCCCGACCGGCTGGTCGACCAGGTCATCGGACAGGACCACGCCCGCGACGTGGTGCTGAAGGCGGCCAAGCAGCGCCGCCACGTGATGATGATCGGCTCGCCCGGGACGGGCAAGTCGATGCTGGCGAAGGCGATGAGCCAGCTGCTCCCCAAGGAGGAGCTGCAGGACGTGCTCGTCTACCACAACCCCGACGACGGCAACGAGCCTAAGATCCGCACCGTGCCGGCGGGGAAGGGCGAACAGATCGTCGACGCGCACAAGGAGGAGGCGCGCAAGCGCAACCAGATGCGGTCGTTCCTGATGTGGATCATCATCGCGATCATCATCGGGTACGCGCTGCTCATCCAGGGCTCCGTCCTGCTGGGCATCCTCGCGGCCGGCGTCGTCTATCTCGCCTTCCGCTACGGCTCGCGGGGCAACGACGCGATGATCCCGAACCTGCTGGTCAACAACGCCAACCAGCAGACCGCCCCCTTCGAGGACGCCACCGGCGCCCACGCCGGTGCGCTGCTGGGCGACGTGCGCCACGACCCGTTCCAGTCCGGCGGCATGGAGACGCCCAGCCACGACCGCGTCGAGGCCGGCGCCATCCACAAGGCCAACAAGGGCGTGCTGTTCGTCGACGAGATCAACACGCTCGACATCCGCAGCCAGCAGAAGCTGATGACGGCCATCCAGGAGGGCGAGTTCTCCATCACGGGCCAGTCCGAGCGCTCCTCGGGCGCGATGGTCCAGACCGAACCCGTCCCGACCGACTTCATCATGGTCGCGGCCGGCAACCTCGACGCCATGGAGAACATGCACCCCGCCCTGCGCTCGCGCATCAAGGGCTACGGGTACGAGGTGTACATGGACGACACCATCGAGGACGACGCCGAGATGCGCCGGAAGTACGCCCGCTTCGTCGCCCAGGAGGTCGAGAAGGACGGCCGCCTGCCCCACTTCGACGAGGAGGCCGTCGAGGAGGTCATCCTCGAGGCCCGTCGCCGCTCGGGCCGCAAGGGCCACCTCTCGCTGAAGCTGCGCGACCTCGGTGGGCTGGTCCGCGTCGCGGGCGACATCGCCCGCGCCGAGGACAAGGAGTTCACCGAGCGCGAGGACGTGCTCCAGGCCAAGCGCCGCTCCCGCTCGATCGAACAGCAGCTCGCGGACAACTACATCGAACGGCGCAAGGACTACGAGCTGACCGTCAACGAGGGCGACGTGGTCGGCCGCGTCAACGGCCTCGCGGTCATGGGCGAGGACAGCGGGATCGTCCTCCCGGTCATGGCCGAGGTCACGCCCTCGCAGGGCCCGGGCGAAGTGATCGCCACGGGGCAGCTCCAGGAGATGGCCGAGGAGGCGGTCCAGAACGTCTCGGCCATCATCAAGAAGTTCAGCGACGAGGACATCTCCGAGAAGGACGTCCACATCCAGTTCGTGCAGGCCGGCGAGGGCGGCGTCGACGGCGACTCCGCCTCGATCACCGTCGCCACGGCGGTCATCTCCGCGCTGGAGGACGTGCCCGTCGAGCAGAACCTCGCGATGACCGGCTCGCTGTCCGTCCGGGGCGACGTGCTCCCGGTCGGCGGCGTCACCCACAAGATCGAGGCCGCCGCGAAGTCCGGCCTCGACACGGTCATCATCCCGAAGGCCAACGAGCAGGACGTGATGATCGAGGACGAGTTCAAAGACGAGATCGAGATCGTCCCCGTCCAGCACATCTCCGAGGTGCTGGAGGTCGCGCTGGCCGGCGAGCCCGAGAAGGACTCGCTGGTCGACCGCCTCAAGTCCATCACGGGCAAGGCGCTCGAACAGCGCGAGGTCGGCCAGACCGGCGGCTCGCCGAGCCCGCAGTAA
- a CDS encoding nicotinamide-nucleotide adenylyltransferase, producing MTRGFYIGRFQPFHNGHRAMVEHIVDEVDELVLGIGSADASHTVRNPFTAGERVMMVSKAVQDVDVPTYVVPIEDIDRNAVWVSHIQSMSPSFDVAYSNNPLVVQLFEERGIEVRQSPMFDRERLEGSDIRARMLADDTWTDRVPDVVADVIDEFSGVQRLQTVAKDDVSERWEAEEDG from the coding sequence ATGACGCGCGGGTTCTACATCGGGCGCTTCCAGCCGTTTCACAACGGCCACCGGGCGATGGTCGAGCACATCGTCGACGAAGTGGACGAACTCGTCCTCGGTATCGGCAGCGCGGACGCCTCCCACACGGTCCGCAACCCCTTCACCGCGGGCGAGCGCGTGATGATGGTGAGCAAGGCCGTCCAGGACGTGGACGTGCCGACCTACGTCGTCCCCATCGAGGACATCGACCGCAACGCCGTCTGGGTCAGCCACATCCAGAGCATGTCGCCGAGCTTCGACGTGGCCTACTCGAACAATCCCCTCGTCGTCCAGCTGTTCGAGGAGCGGGGCATCGAGGTGCGCCAGTCGCCGATGTTCGACCGCGAGCGCCTGGAGGGCAGCGACATCCGCGCGCGGATGCTCGCCGACGACACCTGGACCGACCGCGTCCCCGACGTGGTCGCCGACGTGATCGACGAGTTCAGCGGCGTCCAGCGCCTCCAGACCGTCGCCAAGGACGACGTGTCCGAGCGGTGGGAAGCCGAAGAGGACGGCTGA
- a CDS encoding hydantoinase B/oxoprolinase family protein, with product MVDLDPVELEILRNQLESVAEEMGRVLIRGAYSPNITERRDCSTAVFDADGRMIAQAEHIPVHLGAMPEAVDAVLDRDPRPGDVFALNDPFEGGTHLPDVTLVSPIAPERDPDSEDPEILGYAVSRAHHADVGGMAPGSMPAGARDIHQEGLRIPPVRLVEGGEIREEVESVLLANVRNPEERRADLRAQIAANERAEERIADLLADHGDRLLAAFDAVIDYSRERVEAELRELPDGTYRATDAMEGDGVTDDDIPVEVTVTVDGATVDVDFAGTADQVAGNVNAPLTVAKSAVYFVIRCITDPEIPPNQGCYDPVTVEAPEGSLLNPEPPAAVVGGNVETSQRVTDVVFAALAEAAPDRVPAGGQGTMNNLVVGDADFAYYETVGGGAGANPDGDGLSGVQVGMTNTLNTPVEALEAAYPLRVERYALREGSGGDGQYRGGDGLVRSVRVETDATVSLLTERRRHAPQGIAGGADGEPGINRIDGERVPAKVTREVSAGTTVTVETPGGGGHGQPASGSDDASGGGGATDDGSSDSA from the coding sequence ATGGTAGACCTCGACCCGGTCGAACTGGAGATACTGCGGAACCAGCTGGAGAGCGTCGCCGAGGAGATGGGACGGGTCCTCATCAGGGGCGCCTACTCGCCGAACATCACGGAGCGGCGGGACTGCTCGACGGCGGTCTTCGACGCCGACGGACGCATGATAGCCCAGGCCGAACACATCCCGGTCCACCTCGGCGCGATGCCCGAGGCGGTCGACGCCGTCCTCGACCGCGACCCCCGACCGGGGGATGTGTTCGCGCTGAACGACCCCTTCGAGGGGGGGACGCACCTCCCCGACGTGACGCTGGTCTCGCCGATCGCGCCCGAACGGGATCCCGACTCAGAGGACCCCGAGATACTCGGCTACGCGGTCTCGCGGGCCCACCACGCCGACGTGGGCGGGATGGCGCCGGGGAGTATGCCGGCCGGCGCGCGGGACATCCACCAGGAGGGGCTCCGCATCCCGCCGGTTCGGCTGGTCGAGGGCGGCGAGATCCGCGAGGAAGTCGAGTCGGTCCTGCTCGCCAACGTCCGCAACCCGGAGGAACGCCGCGCGGATCTCAGAGCCCAGATCGCCGCCAACGAGCGCGCCGAGGAGCGGATCGCCGACCTCCTCGCCGACCACGGCGACCGCCTGCTCGCCGCCTTCGACGCCGTGATCGACTACTCCCGCGAGCGCGTCGAAGCGGAACTCCGCGAGCTGCCCGACGGCACCTACCGCGCGACCGACGCCATGGAGGGCGACGGTGTCACCGACGACGACATCCCCGTCGAGGTGACGGTCACCGTCGACGGCGCGACCGTCGACGTGGACTTCGCCGGCACCGCCGACCAGGTCGCCGGCAACGTCAACGCGCCCCTCACCGTCGCCAAGAGCGCAGTATACTTCGTGATCAGGTGTATTACGGATCCGGAGATACCGCCGAATCAGGGCTGTTACGATCCGGTTACGGTCGAGGCGCCGGAGGGATCGCTGTTGAACCCCGAGCCGCCGGCGGCGGTGGTCGGCGGGAACGTGGAGACGAGCCAGCGGGTGACCGACGTGGTCTTCGCGGCGCTGGCGGAGGCGGCGCCCGACCGCGTCCCCGCGGGCGGGCAGGGGACGATGAACAACCTCGTCGTCGGCGACGCCGACTTCGCCTACTACGAGACCGTCGGGGGCGGCGCGGGCGCCAACCCGGACGGCGACGGCCTCTCGGGCGTCCAGGTCGGGATGACGAACACGCTGAACACCCCCGTCGAGGCGCTCGAAGCGGCCTACCCGCTCCGGGTCGAGCGCTACGCGCTCCGCGAGGGCAGCGGCGGCGACGGGCAGTACCGCGGCGGCGACGGGCTCGTCCGCTCGGTGCGGGTCGAGACCGACGCGACCGTCTCGCTGCTGACCGAGCGCCGCCGGCACGCCCCCCAAGGCATCGCCGGCGGCGCGGACGGCGAGCCCGGGATCAACCGCATCGACGGCGAGCGCGTCCCGGCGAAGGTCACCCGCGAGGTGTCGGCGGGCACGACCGTCACCGTCGAGACCCCCGGCGGCGGCGGTCACGGGCAGCCGGCGAGCGGGTCGGACGACGCCTCCGGCGGAGGCGGTGCCACCGACGACGGTTCGAGCGACTCGGCGTGA
- a CDS encoding DUF7109 family protein, whose protein sequence is MSLVADELAGVVDLFGGLTRAELHRALEELAYKRGEEPDADAVAAAVDAAVESYHLVPVERDDATLLVAGPTAFPTLPEGAEDLPHIMDVEARSVDRETAAAAARDRLDAQAVEVAKAGEADRADELVEVCYDLETWAAVDTAELRERLDDV, encoded by the coding sequence ATGAGTCTCGTCGCCGACGAACTGGCGGGCGTGGTCGACCTGTTCGGGGGGTTGACCCGGGCGGAACTCCACCGCGCGCTGGAAGAGCTGGCCTACAAGCGCGGCGAGGAGCCCGACGCCGACGCGGTCGCCGCGGCCGTCGACGCCGCCGTCGAGAGCTACCACCTCGTCCCCGTCGAGCGCGACGACGCGACGCTGCTCGTCGCCGGCCCGACCGCCTTCCCGACGCTGCCCGAGGGCGCGGAGGACCTCCCGCACATCATGGACGTGGAGGCGCGGTCGGTCGACCGCGAGACCGCCGCGGCCGCCGCCCGGGACCGCCTCGACGCCCAGGCGGTCGAGGTCGCCAAGGCGGGCGAGGCCGACCGCGCCGACGAACTCGTCGAGGTCTGCTACGACCTGGAGACGTGGGCCGCCGTCGACACCGCCGAGCTGCGCGAGCGACTCGACGACGTGTGA
- a CDS encoding CPBP family intramembrane glutamic endopeptidase, with amino-acid sequence MSPPLAVAQTLPAPETDLAGFAWLVAAVLAGFLILARLSQGVVDGDGDDGASSDHREDATPERPRPAGRSGFDGRDPVATGRNAAGEPDDGDAQGSSPVAHPLAPDGALEPNGDADRPGTVEDDRAREPLEPAVAHDAREDPAMSPGLLLLNVALTQGLFGAILAGGAWYFGVPLDVLGVSGDPLSTGLPAVAVGVGFGLVLWVGNELASGLAAASGADYDEGLRELLAPEGVRGWGLLLGATLPTIAVVEEFIFRAAVVGAVTPALDASPWLLAVVSSAAFALGHGAQGRVGVLVTGGLGFALAAGFVLTESLLMVVVAHYLVNALEFLVHEGLGLPDPVWS; translated from the coding sequence GTGAGTCCCCCGCTCGCCGTCGCGCAGACCCTGCCCGCCCCCGAGACGGATCTGGCGGGGTTCGCCTGGCTCGTCGCCGCCGTCCTCGCGGGCTTTCTGATCCTCGCGCGGCTCTCGCAGGGGGTCGTCGACGGCGACGGGGACGACGGGGCGAGCAGTGACCACAGGGAGGATGCGACTCCCGAGCGGCCGCGTCCGGCGGGACGGTCAGGGTTCGACGGCCGCGACCCGGTCGCGACCGGACGGAACGCGGCAGGCGAACCCGACGACGGGGACGCCCAGGGTTCGTCGCCGGTCGCACACCCGCTGGCGCCCGACGGGGCGCTGGAACCGAACGGGGACGCGGACCGTCCCGGCACCGTCGAGGACGACCGGGCGAGGGAGCCGCTCGAACCAGCGGTCGCGCACGACGCCCGGGAGGACCCGGCGATGTCGCCCGGACTCCTGCTTTTGAACGTGGCGCTCACGCAGGGGCTGTTCGGCGCGATCCTCGCTGGCGGCGCCTGGTACTTCGGCGTCCCGCTCGACGTGCTGGGGGTCAGCGGCGACCCCCTCTCGACGGGGCTCCCGGCGGTGGCGGTCGGCGTGGGCTTCGGTCTCGTCCTCTGGGTCGGCAACGAGCTCGCCTCGGGGCTGGCGGCGGCCTCGGGCGCCGACTACGACGAGGGGCTACGGGAGTTGCTCGCACCGGAGGGCGTCCGCGGCTGGGGACTGCTGCTGGGGGCGACGCTGCCGACCATCGCGGTCGTCGAGGAATTTATCTTTCGCGCGGCGGTCGTCGGCGCGGTGACGCCCGCGCTGGACGCCTCGCCGTGGCTGCTGGCGGTCGTCTCGTCGGCCGCGTTCGCGCTCGGCCACGGCGCCCAGGGCCGCGTGGGCGTCCTCGTCACCGGCGGCCTCGGCTTCGCGCTCGCGGCCGGGTTCGTCCTGACCGAGAGTCTCCTGATGGTGGTCGTCGCCCACTACCTCGTCAACGCCCTGGAGTTTCTCGTCCACGAGGGACTCGGCCTGCCCGACCCCGTCTGGTCGTGA
- a CDS encoding NUDIX hydrolase, producing the protein MDLSRLRERDPVELTAEGSRAEGSDRLTGEEREAAVLAPVVARDGADHVLFTKRADHLSDHPGQMSFPGGGREPEDTDLLATALREAGEEIGLRSEEVEVVGRLDDIRTITDYLVRPFVARIADREYRPSDEEVAEVAVLPVAGLVDPDNYESERRDHPHYGEIRLHFFRVDGFTVWGATANMLVQLLELATDWELPPEPDRTVDADADLPG; encoded by the coding sequence ATGGACCTGTCGCGGCTGCGGGAGCGCGACCCGGTCGAGCTGACGGCCGAGGGGTCGCGAGCGGAGGGGAGCGACCGCCTCACCGGCGAAGAGCGCGAGGCGGCGGTCCTGGCGCCGGTCGTCGCCCGCGACGGCGCCGACCACGTCCTGTTCACGAAGCGCGCCGACCACCTCAGCGACCACCCGGGCCAGATGAGCTTCCCCGGCGGCGGCCGCGAACCGGAGGACACGGACCTGCTCGCGACCGCGCTCCGCGAGGCCGGCGAGGAGATCGGCCTGCGTTCCGAGGAGGTCGAGGTCGTCGGCCGCCTCGACGACATCCGGACGATCACCGACTACCTCGTCCGGCCGTTCGTCGCGCGCATCGCCGACCGGGAGTACCGGCCCAGCGACGAGGAGGTCGCGGAGGTGGCGGTCCTCCCCGTCGCCGGGCTCGTCGACCCCGACAACTACGAGAGCGAGCGCCGCGACCACCCCCACTACGGCGAGATCCGGCTGCACTTCTTCCGCGTCGACGGGTTCACCGTCTGGGGCGCCACCGCCAACATGCTCGTCCAGCTGCTCGAACTGGCGACCGACTGGGAACTGCCGCCCGAACCCGACCGGACCGTCGACGCCGACGCCGACCTGCCCGGATAG
- a CDS encoding APC family permease codes for MSGAQLGLKESVSMALGGMIGGGIYAVLGVVTGITGPATWAAFALAGLVAGCAGYSYNALNDIDDDNQGGSVSFVQSFVGNSTLAGMVGWTLLFGYVGSMAMYAFAFGEFTVALRGVPDSVAAVPLRPVVSVLAVAGFVGLNLLGAQATGSAENVLVAAKVGVLVAFGVGGVAYVATGASGAALSLGLSRLTSFGPVVAAAVSFVAFQGWQLLFYDQERIEDPVETIRKAVYVSVPVAVAVYALVAVVTIALAPEALRSHPHTALVDAAGAIAEPLGLRRAGMLAISLSALFSTGSAINATLFSTGHFAKGMLSDDLLPDRIGDSAAEGIPTRTLLLLGVVTAAFAAVGSLGGITSFASVAFLVVFGSMSYLALRERDRDRVNPVPPAVGLVGTAAFLPLLFWHLFTNQRHTFYVVVVLAVVAVTVELLYFERDAIEEEVESVGPDFV; via the coding sequence GTGTCCGGAGCACAACTCGGGCTGAAAGAGAGCGTGTCGATGGCGCTGGGCGGGATGATCGGCGGCGGGATCTACGCCGTCCTCGGCGTCGTCACCGGCATCACCGGCCCGGCCACCTGGGCGGCGTTCGCGCTGGCGGGCCTGGTCGCCGGCTGCGCGGGCTACTCCTACAACGCCCTCAACGACATCGACGACGACAACCAGGGCGGGTCGGTCTCGTTCGTCCAGTCGTTCGTCGGCAACTCGACGCTGGCGGGGATGGTCGGCTGGACGCTCCTGTTCGGTTACGTCGGGTCGATGGCGATGTACGCCTTCGCCTTCGGCGAGTTCACGGTCGCGCTCCGGGGGGTGCCCGACTCGGTCGCGGCGGTCCCGCTGCGACCGGTCGTCTCCGTGCTCGCCGTCGCCGGGTTCGTCGGGCTGAACCTGCTGGGCGCACAGGCGACCGGCAGCGCCGAGAACGTCCTCGTCGCGGCGAAGGTGGGCGTCCTCGTCGCGTTCGGCGTCGGCGGCGTCGCCTACGTCGCCACCGGGGCGAGCGGCGCGGCGCTCTCGCTCGGCCTCTCCCGGCTCACCTCCTTCGGCCCGGTCGTCGCCGCGGCGGTCTCGTTCGTCGCCTTCCAGGGGTGGCAGCTACTCTTTTACGACCAGGAGCGCATCGAGGACCCGGTCGAGACGATCAGGAAGGCGGTGTACGTCTCCGTCCCGGTCGCGGTGGCCGTCTACGCGCTGGTCGCGGTCGTCACCATCGCGCTGGCGCCCGAGGCGCTGCGCTCGCATCCCCACACCGCGCTGGTCGACGCCGCCGGCGCGATCGCCGAGCCGCTGGGCCTGCGCCGGGCGGGGATGCTCGCCATCTCGCTGTCGGCGCTGTTCTCGACCGGGTCGGCCATCAACGCGACGCTATTCTCGACGGGCCACTTCGCGAAGGGGATGCTCTCCGACGACCTGCTGCCCGACCGGATCGGCGACTCGGCGGCCGAGGGGATCCCGACCCGGACGCTCCTGCTCCTGGGCGTCGTCACGGCGGCGTTCGCGGCGGTCGGGAGCCTCGGCGGGATCACCTCCTTCGCCTCGGTCGCCTTCCTCGTCGTCTTCGGGTCGATGAGCTACCTCGCGCTCCGGGAGCGGGACCGCGACCGGGTCAACCCCGTCCCGCCCGCGGTCGGGCTGGTCGGCACCGCCGCGTTCCTGCCGCTGCTGTTCTGGCACCTCTTCACGAACCAGCGCCACACCTTCTACGTCGTGGTCGTCCTCGCGGTCGTCGCCGTCACCGTCGAGTTGCTCTACTTCGAACGGGACGCCATCGAGGAGGAGGTCGAGTCGGTCGGCCCCGACTTCGTCTGA
- a CDS encoding 2Fe-2S iron-sulfur cluster binding domain-containing protein: MTTYSVEIEVPDEHDIEGVDPGGSVTVEVDESEYVLAAARDQGVWLPAFCQQGWCTTCAAEVLDGDLDHSDAKRYYAVDAQAGFALTCVATPRSDLRLRACAEIAMKEHREANGLQPTP; this comes from the coding sequence GTGACCACCTATTCGGTCGAGATCGAGGTGCCGGACGAACACGACATCGAGGGCGTCGACCCCGGCGGGAGCGTCACCGTCGAGGTCGACGAGTCGGAGTACGTCCTGGCGGCCGCCCGCGACCAGGGGGTCTGGCTGCCTGCCTTCTGCCAGCAGGGGTGGTGTACGACCTGCGCGGCCGAGGTGCTGGACGGCGACCTGGACCACAGCGACGCGAAGCGGTACTACGCCGTCGACGCACAGGCGGGGTTCGCGCTCACCTGCGTCGCGACGCCCCGCTCGGACCTGCGGCTGCGCGCCTGCGCGGAGATCGCGATGAAGGAACACCGCGAGGCCAACGGGCTGCAGCCGACGCCGTAG
- a CDS encoding MGMT family protein, with translation MNEDAGIYARESSYLDRHVQFGAAQGRVLSVSFPAEPDDEAAADHELLDRIEEYLTGAEDDFADVTVALTVPTDRRGVLEAVREVPYGEQVSVAQLVRMTPDGDPDDEEDVRTARSALADNPAPLLIPDHRVRDGPSAAPAEVEQRLRSLEGL, from the coding sequence ATGAACGAGGACGCGGGGATCTACGCGCGCGAGTCGTCGTATCTCGACCGACACGTCCAGTTCGGGGCGGCACAGGGGCGGGTGCTCTCCGTGAGCTTTCCCGCGGAGCCCGACGACGAGGCGGCGGCCGACCACGAGCTGCTCGACCGGATCGAGGAGTACCTCACGGGCGCCGAGGACGACTTCGCCGACGTGACCGTCGCGCTGACGGTCCCGACCGACCGGCGCGGGGTGCTGGAGGCCGTCCGGGAGGTCCCCTACGGCGAGCAGGTGAGCGTCGCCCAGCTCGTCCGGATGACGCCCGACGGCGACCCGGACGACGAGGAGGACGTGCGCACCGCACGGAGCGCGCTGGCCGACAACCCCGCGCCGCTGCTGATCCCGGACCACCGCGTCCGCGACGGCCCCAGCGCCGCCCCCGCGGAGGTCGAGCAGCGACTGCGTTCGCTGGAAGGGCTGTAG